One region of bacterium genomic DNA includes:
- the hisH gene encoding imidazole glycerol phosphate synthase subunit HisH, which produces MIAIVDYKAGNLTSVKLAFEAIGVEAVITDCPEIIHGAERVVFPGVGAAGASMHNLAELNLIDVLRTVVRRGTPFLGICVGMQVLFDRSEENGGTSTLGFIPGEVRLFRPVNPADKVPQIGWNAVRFCRSHPVFADVEDETEFYFVHSYYPTTVNPIDSVGMTDYAGVEFTSVVGRDNLVATQFHIEKSGRVGLKVFENFSRWDGKC; this is translated from the coding sequence ATGATAGCGATTGTAGACTATAAGGCTGGAAATCTCACCAGTGTGAAGCTGGCTTTTGAAGCGATTGGTGTGGAAGCGGTTATAACCGATTGTCCGGAAATTATTCATGGAGCAGAGCGGGTTGTCTTTCCTGGCGTTGGTGCGGCGGGCGCGTCGATGCATAATCTGGCCGAGTTGAATTTGATCGATGTGTTGCGCACCGTGGTGAGGCGGGGAACACCCTTTCTGGGTATTTGCGTCGGAATGCAGGTGTTGTTTGATCGGTCCGAGGAAAATGGGGGTACCTCCACGTTGGGCTTTATTCCCGGAGAGGTGCGGTTGTTCCGCCCGGTGAACCCGGCAGATAAGGTGCCGCAAATCGGGTGGAATGCCGTGCGGTTCTGCCGTTCGCACCCGGTGTTTGCCGATGTGGAAGATGAAACCGAGTTCTATTTTGTGCACAGTTACTATCCGACAACGGTGAATCCGATCGATAGTGTGGGAATGACCGATTATGCCGGTGTTGAATTCACCTCCGTAGTGGGGCGCGATAACCTTGTTGCGACCCAGTTCCACATTGAGAAGTCGGGGCGGGTTGGATTGAAAGTGTTTGAAAACTTTAGCCGATGGGATGGAAAATGCTGA